In the Microplitis mediator isolate UGA2020A chromosome 5, iyMicMedi2.1, whole genome shotgun sequence genome, taattttgccaAGCTTTGGCTTCCAAACTGCCACCGAATTCGGAAGCTAAGCTTAGGACTCTTGCAGCGTGTGGCTTCCAAACTGCCGCCGAATTTGGAAGCCAAGTAACGTTGAGTCTCGCAACTGCGTTACATCCCAAACATCGGCCTCGTTTAGATGCCTCACTTGCCCCAAGTTTGACATTCGGCATGCCTTATTTGGAGCAAACTACCGCCTCACTAcaatttctagtcgggattataataaattttaacctAACAGTCACACTCATTCCATTCACGGTTATAACCTTAACTTCatgtgtcatttctttctattcaaataagccatttattaactattaagaaatggcttatttggctcaaataaatctcatttaataaatcatttattaactattaataaatcttatttggctcaaataaatacttctaacagtgTATGACACTTTTGACGTCAAGTAGTAGAAGTATATTTTATAGATGATCGATAATCCCcgattaaaatgttttttttcagttatttttcacttttagATTATTTGGTACTCTATATTATGCACTGATGTCCATTATGCATACAGTCACGGAGTTTATCAAGACAGATAAcatgactagaaaaaaatattggataAATTGTGATGAAATTGAATTGATCCTCAAGTACATCATACATTTGTTGTGAAATAGCTCTGGAAGGAGAAAGACTGCATTTGTACGATAACTATTTTTCGTTAATAAGTGCTTGTAGCAatgaagtttttaattttatgttgtTTCGTAAATTACGTTCTGTCTTCTGAAGAAATTTCTCCTCGAATCATAATTATTGGTTCAGGTGCATCAGGTATTGCAGCAGCTAcaagactttttcaaaatggatttaataatattaccaTTCTTGAAGCTGAAAACCGGATTGGGGGAAGAGTTTATTCTGCTAAAATGGGTAAATTGGGATCAACGCTActtgattttaaatatcatttattgggagctttataatttattacttgtatATTAAAGGTGAATATTTAATCGATATGGGAGCTCAGTGGGTGCATGGCGAAAAAGATAACGTTGCATTTGAGTTAGCCTGGCCATTAGGCCTTCTTCAAAGATTTAGTGAATATGAACTCAAGGAAAGTCTGAAAATATTTGGATCATCAGGGAAAGTTATACCCGAAAGTGTAGCAACCCCATTGTCAAACTATCTCTTTCACAATGTTGTGGGCGTATATGATGATGTAGAGAATTTGAAAACTGGCTCTTTCGGAGAATATGCAGAAatgaagtaaattttttttacacttactcgatgtaattttttgtttgttaccaaattatttatttgattttactATTAGATTGAATGAATATTTCGAAAATCATCCAGAAATTACTGCTTACGAACGAAAACCACTgctttatttcttaaatatgtTAGAAATTACAAATGATGCTGCCGCAAGTTGGcatgatatctcagcaaaagGTTTGAAGGAGTTTGATATTTGTGAAGGAGACCAAGGAATCAATTGGAGAAGGCGTACCTATTCTACCATTTTAGATATACTTATGGTATGTTGTCATTCCATAGTCCATAGttagtattatttataaaacaagatatcgaataaaaatatctcaaaCTATGCATACCCTCGCAtttttgaatcacggtggaaacacggtgcgtttgttccattttaccactgtgattacgcggtgaatccaccgtgattccacggtgggttgcccactgtgtatacacggtgttcccACTGTGATTATGCGGTGGATACatcgtggaaccacggtggtgaaatagcacaaaaccaccgtggaatcacggtgaatgcaccgcgtaatcacagtgggaacaccgtgtatacacagtggccaacccaccgtggaatcacggtggatacaccgcgttatcacagtggatacattgtgtatacccggtggtgaaatggaacaaacccaccgtgtaaccacggtggatccacggtgtttacacttccacggtgtttccaccgtgattcaaatctgcgagggtaggCATGAATTCTAGTCAAAATCTTCCTAAcggtataaaatttaatcgaattaattttatcattgaGACAAGATTCGGGAAATATTTTCCTCATTTTCTTATTAgcgtaaattataaattaaaacataagCCAGTATATTTTTGAGAATCTTATTTTTGTTGCagaaaaaatatccaaatcCCGAAGAAGAGCTTCCGGTGAAAAACATCACCGATCTAAATACCAAAGTATTTAATATACATTACGATGAAACGCCCGTAAAAGTGACAACTACTGATGGAAGAGAACATTTTGCTGATCACGTAATCTTTACGCCATCTTTAGGCgtacttcaaaaaaattacaatcgatTATTTAGTCCATCGCTGCCTGCCAATAAACTTAATGCAGTTAGAGTAATTATTACTTCAGCAAAGACAGtgattaaattgttttttatataactATAACAGTAATCATTTTCAGAATCTTTCTTTCGGTCATGCGGCTAAAATAATCGTGTACTACGTAAATCCCTGGTGGTTGAATGACCCAGTTTTCATGAGGGGTATTTACTGGACTGAAGAAGATcgaaaagaaattgaaaatgacGTATGAacgttgtaaattaaaaattttaaaacttatacACTgccatgttatttttttagccCCAAAAAAGATGGATGCTTGGAGTATCTGTAGCGAGCCGAGTGGAACACAAATCAAAGTTAATTCTTTTTTGGGTAACTGGATTTCACGTTGATGAAATGGAAGCTCTTCCGGAAACCATATTTCAAGAACAAGTAAAACAACtcatcagaaaatttttcggaaaaaccTACAGTCTTACTGAGCCTACTTTAATTGTAAGGTACGCTTGATATAGTTATGAAACTTTCATTATATACTAAAAGGGAGACCGGGGGTGGTAGTTTCCCTCCTCTCTTAAGAcgctaattatttatttgtattgcTCTTGAACATCGGGTACAAGTTATTTCGAACTGACGAACAAATTCATCATAATTttgctataattaaaaaattaaatttcacctAGGCCACAACGGCCTTCCTATCCAAATATCATTTGTCagaaatcttttaaaaaaattttttttatcgaataacTAGTGAAAGAAGCCTAGAGAATGTTGCTGGATCTAAATTTGCGATCTATCAGCGACCATGTACGTGATACtgtttaaacaaatttttgaaatgttattttttgatGACTGTAGAGTGAATTTCttaaattatgatattttCTATATCAATTAAAGTGATTCAAACAATATTTAGTAAGTATCGTCTCAGAAATATCACGAAATCGAGTCTGTGGTATGTTCGTAGCAAATTGCACTGTAAATCAAAGTGTTTTAATGTGAAACACCTTAGTGTTTTGTTGCCATTTAAATACATTGTAGCCACTTTCTTCCCTAGCGGTCCTGAATCATGGTGTATTACGGCGAATCACCGTGATTCACGGTAGCATCACGATGATTCACGGTGATTTACCGTGAGAGTTCACCGTGATGTTGCAGTGAATCACAGTGAATCGGCGCGAGATCTCACCGCGATGTCGTAGATCACGGTGATTCCGCGAAAATCTCtgttattgtataaaaaaaaaaggcagtACATTATGAAACCTACCGAATCACCGTGAAAGCTCATCGTGATATCACGCACACATTCACGATAATTTCACCCTATTAGCGTGATTCACCGTAATTCACCCTATATCACGGTGAATCAGGACCACCAGGGATATAATTAACACTTGCAAACGTTTAGAAAATGTCTGAAATGTatttaaatgacaataaaactattgggtgttttaaattaaaaaacttcgATTTACAGTGAATGTCGTGAAGATGCCGAGTTGTCGATTATAGAATGATGTcttgagttatttattttttttttttaatttgaggGGGGGGGGTCTGTTGTGCCTCGGTTTCtcttaattaactttttttttaggactACTTGGAATACTAATGAAAACTTCCTTGGGACTTGGAGTTTTCGTGGAGTACAAGCCGATGTTGCTAATGCTCATTTTGAAGACTATGCGGAACCGATTTTGCTAAATGGCAAACCGGTATATATTTCAACAATaagtatattaaatattccgaataattttatttttatttttatttttatttcataggTACTGCAATTTGCTGGCGAAGCTTCAACTCATCATTATGGTACAGTTCATGGAGCTATTGAATCGGGATGGCGTGAAGCGGATCGTTTAATAGacttttatagtaaaaaattcaatatttttccatGACAGTGGTATCGTTAAAATGCAATGTTTTGTTTGAAATCAATTGTTGAAGCgttgaatttttatcaattgatttgAGCTCTCTTATAATATGTTCAACAGATCACATCATAAAATAATCCGAACTTCATTTATCTTTTATCAGACACCCGGAAATACTATGTATATctaaatataatgaagtaatTGCTCTATTGAGAAATCTCTAGATAGGCGattgaataagaaaaaaaaacacatgaaCTGTGACATTGAtgacataaattaattatccaaTACATCACACATCTGTTATGAAATAAGtctaaaaaacaaaagattgcataattacaataataattttttgcttaTCGATGCATGtagcaattaaatttttaactttattcTGTTACATTAACGTGTTTTGTGTTCTAAAGATGCACCGCCACGGATTATAATTGTCGGTTCAGGTGCATCTGGTATTGCAGCAGCTTCAAGGCTCCTTGAAAATGGATTTAATAATATCACGATTCTTGAAGCTGAAAACCGGGTGGGTGGAAGAATTTATTCTGTTCAGATgggtaatttataattgacgCTAATCGATTCtaaacattatttattgtgaactttataatttattacttgaataTTAAAGGCGAATATGTAGTCGACTTGGGAGGTCAATGGGTGCATGGCGAAAAAGATAACGTTGCATTCGAGTTAGCCTGGCCGTTAGGCCTTCTTCAAAAGTCTTCTGATAGTGAACTCGtcttaaatgtaaaaatatttggatcATCAGGAGAAGTAATTCCTGAAAGTATAGCAACTCCATTGTTTAAATATCTTATTGATGATGTTGCGGACATATACGATGATATCGATAATTTGAAAACTGGCTCGTTTGGAGAATATGCAGAAATgaagtgaattttttcaatacttatTCAATATAATTCACTAATCACTTATtatcaactattttatttcatatcatttttagattcaatgaatattttaaaaatcatccaGAAATAACTGCTGATAAACATAAATCACTGCTTCACTCATTGAATATGATGGAAATGGCAAATGACGCTGCTGTAAGTTGGCATGATGTCTCAGCAAAAGGTTTGAAGGAGTATGGAACGTGTGAAGGAgatcaatcaatcaattggAGAAGACGTACATATTCTACTATCATAGATATACTGACGGTTTGTTGGTATTTCGTAGTCATCATATTCTAAAACAAgccaatatatttttataagaatgttattgttgttgcagaaaaaatatccaaatcCAGAAGAAGAACTTCCGGTAAAAAATATCACCAAGCTTAATACCAAAGTATATAACATACATTATGATGAAACTCCTATAAAAGTGACAACCACTGATGGAAGAGAACATTTGGCTGATCACGTAATATTTACCCCGTCATTGGGCgtacttcaaaaaaattataatcgatTATTTAGTCCATCGCTGCCTGCCAATAAACTTAATGCAATTAGAGTAATTATCATTTGGGCAAATgcaatgattaaattatttttaattaattataacaacTTTTTCAGAATCTATCCTTAGGACATGTggctaaaataattatttactacaaTAATCCTTGGTGGTTAAATGACCCAGTTCTCGTAAGGGGTATTTACTGGACGGAAGAAGACagaaaagaaattgaaaatgacGTATGagctttataaatttcaaatcttaattttaataaaataatatttagatgaaaatttattgtttaacgATCAAAGAATCTCAATATTTCCTAAGCTTAATCGGActtacattttttgataataagtCACATGGAAGATTCACAAACCCTTACCATAAACCAAACCtttattcattaaaacttttttccaGCTCCAAAAAAGGTGGATGCTGGGAGTATCTTCAGGAATTCGAGTGGAGCACAGATCAAAGTTAATTCTTTTTTGGGTAACTGGACCTTATGTTCGTGAAATGGAAACCCTCCCGGAATGGACAtttcaaaaacaaataaaacaattcatcagaaaattttttggaaacaCTTACAATCTTACTGAGCCTACAATAATAAAACGgtacattttttaatagttcttaaatttttacactTGATGTACCCACAAATGTACCGACATATTTAAAGTGTATggctattaaatttttaataaaaatctataattaattttttttctaggaCCACTTGGAATACTAATGAAAACTTTCTTGGGACTTGGAGTTTCCGTGGGATGCAGGCCGATGCTGCTGATGCTCATTTTGAAGATTATGCTGAACCGATCCTACTAAACGACATAccggtatatatattttcacaataattgtatttagtacattttaaaacttgattattatttttatttcataggTACTGCAATTTGCTGGTGAAGCTTCAACATATCATTCTAGTACAGTTCATGGAGCTATTGAATCAGGGTGGCGAGAAGCGGAtcgtttaataaacttttatagtAAAACATTCAATCTAATGCACTATCCGTAACAGTGGTATCGTAAAAATGcaatgttttatttgaaatcGATTGTTAAAGCGTTTGAATCTTAACCATCAATTCAAACTCTCTTATAATATGTTCAACACTGAGAAaagaatttatcaaatattaataaaatttatcaatatttgataAACGGTTTACTTAGATTATTCCCAAGTAAgtcattatcaaatattaacacacagtttattaaatattaataaacaatttatcaattattaatcagCGGCTTatcaaatattagtaaatatcGACTGAcctatacacggaaagaattttcgtatgaatattgccatgttatttattctaaaaattactctgaatcgagtaatcttgggccattacgactttttactttcgaattacgaaattttactctttcagtgagtaaaaatcaatcagattaatttttactcacaattgcgagtaaaaattacacctagtggctgtctaaataaattctctctaattcaatttttactcgtaggttatgataaaaagttgatgattcaatttataaaatttatattgaattacaataaaaatttcaattaataagctgaaatttcaaaaaaaaatctaaaaaccaTCTAATTGCCTTAGgatatgacttaaaataaatattttgaaaaagaataaaaaaaaaattactcttattgtgttgaaaaagaaaagatacaaattttttttaattttaaaataaatattaagttatagagagatacagagatcgtatttttttccaagcctacgtttgtgtgcgtaacatgtaagttgtcgcgagcaaaataaaagacatttaattgaagccgatattaaccgaagattaacggagactactgaaatattactcTACAGTTTAGAGTAAGAATTACTCCcatagataagaaaatttattcgagttataagcagtttttcatcaaacagttaatgggtttaaaagaatggtatattggggagtaaaaattaatcgcatggagtaaaaatgaatagattaagatgagatattcacaataatcgattaaatataagacttttaaaaaattactcagtagtaGAGTAATACGTAGTCtagcaacgttaatatttaaacaaaaaatattaaatttaaaacaaaatataccaattttttgcaacggcccaggattactcgaaattacagagtaattgttatcaaaaattctttccgtgtagttaaTGACtctacatatattatatatactagCGTGATATGTAAATATGTAGTTTGTCTGGTTAATATAGGTTAGGTggactttttcaattttattaattcttccataatacttttttttttttaattatttcaacaagcataaaaacaatttattactTGTAACGCATATATAAGGCAATATGTTAGGTTAGATAGTGCAACGCCACCACACTCATTAATACTATATATAGTCGTCCCGATGAAAGCATGGGATTTTTCCCCACCCTATAGGtcaaccccaaaacttcccgtttttttattgagctgAGAAAGCTCGAAAAcgttattaattgtaaatttttgagctcttcgaagTCAAAAAATGATTGCTGTGTTGTTCAatctaaaaaaagtacatcccatacaggagctgccagagttgaacaacgggtccctacttggcccagcactggggatcctagctttggcacacctatattgggccaggcttgggccaggactgggtaacctagccttggccgttacaatgattacccgggcttgggccaaggtaggattacccaagtttggataTACCCATGGTTTATACAAGTAGATCGTATAAATGTaccagttcaacgttagtaggttcgtccagtagctaccgttcggacccagtaatcagaaggacggcagttcgcgcccagagtccagcagaatttccaccgagtttttttcacatcatttacctcccttaaataattaaaacgttaatgatcatgaattctacgaggttaataataataaatttttttaaattaaatttattcgtttcctgaaagcctgggccaggtctggcaaccaagcatgggccaggtctggtaaccaagcatgggccaggtctggcaaccaggcttggcccgagattatcattccaggcttctaccaaagctgggccaagattggcttacaagcctggcccaaggttctacaaagttgggccaagtctgggccaagcttgggcccgtggtactttcctctctgggatttagcttaaaaaaattaatttttgtcgtacgatatctttggaacgaatcaaccgatttgggCGTGTTTCGCGGCAATCGAAATGGATCATCAAGACTTAGATCTGactagattttgaagtcgatcggtCAAGTAGTTTACTAGTTATATccggaaatagtcagaataactTTCTAGGGCTTCAAAACCTCGAGATCTGATAATAacttgattttcaaaaatcggaccgaaaccaataacttccctttttttttgaatattttcaattttcgttGCAGAaagttaataacaattatacaTACTTAAATATCAGAAGCTGAGCGACTCTCTAGTAAAATGTCTAGATAGATAACCCaatcatggaaaaaaaaacaatatggATTGtggtataaatataataaaataaattatttaacaccATATACGCAAAAAAGatcacaaaaaattgaaaactgGAAGCATTTGATAAAATCCTATAATAATCacaattttactaaaatataatTCTCAGCAGTAAGCATTACAGTTTAAAATGTACTATTCACCAAACTCTTTAAATTCTTAtttgaaaatgtaattttcataattttccaTTCGAAGCACTGCGTTACTATGcgaaattgtaatttttattattttcttttttccgtgaatctattttatacaataaGTCTCAAAAATAAAGGATTGCATTTTTACCACAATTATTTTCTGTCTATTAACGTATGACATAATGCGCTTTGTAATTTTATGGTTCTTTATAAACTCCGTTTTTGTGTTTTGAAGATCCATCTCCACGGATTATAATTGTCGGTTCAGGGGCATCTGGTATTGCAGCAGCTACAAGACTTCTTCAGAATGGATTcagtaatattattatttttgaagcgGAAAATCGAATAGGCGGGAGAATTCATTCCATAAAAATTggtaaaattgaaatgatttaaataaattcaaaaatactattaattgcaaagattttttatcaatgtatTTATCAacatcatttattaattttatattcaagGTGAATATTTAATAGACATCGGAGCTGAGTGGGTCCATGGGGAAAAAGATAATGTTGCATTTGAATTGGCAACCCCGTTCGGGTTACTACAGCGATCTACTGA is a window encoding:
- the LOC130667843 gene encoding uncharacterized protein LOC130667843, which encodes MKFLILCCFVNYVLSSEEISPRIIIIGSGASGIAAATRLFQNGFNNITILEAENRIGGRVYSAKMGEYLIDMGAQWVHGEKDNVAFELAWPLGLLQRFSEYELKESLKIFGSSGKVIPESVATPLSNYLFHNVVGVYDDVENLKTGSFGEYAEMKLNEYFENHPEITAYERKPLLYFLNMLEITNDAAASWHDISAKGLKEFDICEGDQGINWRRRTYSTILDILMKKYPNPEEELPVKNITDLNTKVFNIHYDETPVKVTTTDGREHFADHVIFTPSLGVLQKNYNRLFSPSLPANKLNAVRNLSFGHAAKIIVYYVNPWWLNDPVFMRGIYWTEEDRKEIENDPQKRWMLGVSVASRVEHKSKLILFWVTGFHVDEMEALPETIFQEQVKQLIRKFFGKTYSLTEPTLIVRTTWNTNENFLGTWSFRGVQADVANAHFEDYAEPILLNGKPVLQFAGEASTHHYGTVHGAIESGWREADRLIDFYNAPPRIIIVGSGASGIAAASRLLENGFNNITILEAENRVGGRIYSVQMGEYVVDLGGQWVHGEKDNVAFELAWPLGLLQKSSDSELVLNVKIFGSSGEVIPESIATPLFKYLIDDVADIYDDIDNLKTGSFGEYAEMKFNEYFKNHPEITADKHKSLLHSLNMMEMANDAAVSWHDVSAKGLKEYGTCEGDQSINWRRRTYSTIIDILTKKYPNPEEELPVKNITKLNTKVYNIHYDETPIKVTTTDGREHLADHVIFTPSLGVLQKNYNRLFSPSLPANKLNAIRNLSLGHVAKIIIYYNNPWWLNDPVLVRGIYWTEEDRKEIENDLQKRWMLGVSSGIRVEHRSKLILFWVTGPYVREMETLPEWTFQKQIKQFIRKFFGNTYNLTEPTIIKRTTWNTNENFLGTWSFRGMQADAADAHFEDYAEPILLNDIPVLQFAGEASTYHSSTVHGAIESGWREADRLINFYNPSPRIIIVGSGASGIAAATRLLQNGFSNIIIFEAENRIGGRIHSIKIGEYLIDIGAEWVHGEKDNVAFELATPFGLLQRSTENNEFYLTSKIFGSSGDQIPEKVVTQLFRHLNVVIESVGDAIHSLKTGSLGEYTVKKLNEYFENHPEISADKRKPLLHLLNLMQMTYDGGENWFELSAEGTRDYLECEGDQANNWKQRTYATILDILMKKYPNPEEELSVKFITKLNTKVSKIKYDKTLVKVTTSNRQSYFADHVIFTPSLGVLQKNYNKLFSPPLPEKKLNAIKNLSFGRVAKIIVYYENPWWLDDPVYVRAFYWTEEDKKKIEDDPPKKWMLGVSLGMRVEHRPKLLLFWVTGRYVRHMELTPEVFFQEQVKELITKFFGKAYNLTEEPTIIKRSLWVTNENFLGTYSYRGVQADIADAHIEDYAEPIIQNDKPVLQFAGEATAPHYSTVHGAIESGWREADRIINYYN